The following DNA comes from Epinephelus lanceolatus isolate andai-2023 chromosome 1, ASM4190304v1, whole genome shotgun sequence.
CGCTGAGACACTTTTTCTTTCTGCGCATTTCGACTGTTGATTAAAACCGGAGAGCCTCCGTTCATCATGGCGAGTGAAAACACCGAGACCAACGCGGGGAACGAGGAGGAAACTGGTCCTCCATCCGAGACTAACGAGCACGACTATGCCCACACCGAGGCCACTAACTTAACTTCCACGGAAGCATCCTCCCCCTCGGGAGCACCGGCGGCGGACGAAGGAGTCTCCGCGCAGGAAAGCTTCACCACAGCAGCCGAACCTGAACCTGAGCCCGAGCACAGCACACCGGGGCAGCCCACCCTGCCGGTGGAGCTTCCCGATCCGGCTGTGGGTGCGGAGGTGGACTGCCCCGGCGGGCATGATGTGGTGGTGTCTTTTCCGCCGCAGACCGAGGAAAACCCTCCAAAGGCAGACCCCTCTCAGTATGCTACAGCCGTCGCCCCCGCTATGCGAGGCGGCCGGCGGCGTCCCAAGCGGCCCGAGGACCGGAGCTGCTCCGCCTGTAAGTCTGAGTTCGAGCGGCAGGGCCGCAGCTTCAACCGGAGGGCGGTGTACACCTTCTCCAGCCCGGAGACTGTGCAGTGGGCCTTCCCGGACGCCGTAGTACACGAAAAGTCGTTCCTGTGTGAGACCTGTGCGCAGGTCATCAGGAGCAAATGCAAACGCAAACAGAGCGGGAAGCGGACCCTGTGGCTGAAACCGCCCCAGACTaaacaggtgtgtgtatgtgtgtgtatattaggGATGCAGAACGGCATGAGATTATCACGGTACAGTAACCGCCTCAGAAAATATCGCGGTTTCACAATATATTATTATCAGCCAAAGCTGAACAAATATTTTATCAATagaactgaaacttgaaaccattttgagaatggaaatatgtgtaaaaagtatttgaaaataactaaaataaagaggAGAGCCAATATCGAGTTACATTTATCCTcttgagaccctgtgtcctcatgaggacatcacattttgggttttctTGACCTTTACACTTAATTTTTCTTAattcagacctgttgtcctcattcgtggaaACTTTTTGTGCCGTCTAGAGGTAGTAAGGACACAATACaccaatccatgtaaaaacaagatggcagccatctctgccaagtcagtctgcagccgatcttgaaataaaagtggacaaggtccaaaacctgatcacatgttatggttgaaacttgtttatttatgtttgtagtttgatatggcaacagaTTTGACCAATTGAAGCAACAGTAACAACATCAGTGTcgcactgttaattaggaagtactcgtttgaggacatcagGATTTAGTTCCgtctgatcccaaatagctaggtcaaataaaaaatgcataccaaacaaggGTTCGGGACTCGGGAGGATAGaagcaaatgtacatggtaAGATAACCGTGAACTTCAACTGTCAacagtataccttgaaactAGTACATCGCTGCAACCCTAGCGTGTTTGGCACTATCGCGATATACAGTGGTATCACAATAGAGGCGATTCTGCCACATAAGCTTTAGATTGTCTCTGCACTGCACCATTAATGTTCTCAAGTCACCTTGTTAGGTGATAACTtcctgaaaaacacagacatttgatcttgttttaaatgtatttccaGGATCCTCATTTACTTTTCTGTCCATATGAACACATAATatatctgtctgtttttctaATTGCAAAGCTACTTCTTATCTCTTAGATGAGatgtattaaaatattaaatgatgTAAAGTATGAAGGAAAATACCAAATGATGACATGTTTTGGCTTACATGATACAAGTGAGGAGACATGTCACCTGGTTACCATCTTTGTTTGGATCAAGAAATAATACTCAGAAGCACTGATGATGATCATGTTTTACACACCTGCATTAAGAGTGTTTgatgttttctctttgtgtccTTTGTGTTGGTGACTGCAGGCAGAGTTGAGAGACAAGAAGCTGAAAGGTCGCAGGATGGGGAAGAAGAGCAAAGCAGCTCAGCTGGTGAGCAAGTCCTGCTACAAGGCCGCTTTCAAAATGCTCTGGTCTGCTAAAGGTGCCCGGAAGCCCATGATGGAGTTCTGGAgcaaacaactgaaagaggaGGTGAGGACAGAGGCTGCTCCTGGTTGATACACGTGTTGGTCAGGACAAACATATCATAGCACtagttttttaattattatgtaATGATGGTATTATGTGTTTCCTGGTGGGGGTGCAGATGAAGGCGCTGACACGGCAGACAGACAATCCCTTCCATCAGAAGGTGGTGAGCAGAAAGCCACTGTCATCCTTTCCCTGGCGGCGCTGTCTGAACTGGGCCCAGGACCACGCTCCTCTTGTCACCACCTGCCTCACCTCGCTGTTCCCTGACATCAGTTCTCTTTCAAAGAGTGGCCAGTAAGTCTGAGTGAGGACACACTGGTGCTCAGAACAAAGTTGAGGAATCCTGCTGGTGCCGATAGttccttttagttttttcaaTGATACACTGAAACCTCATCATGGATCTGTAGGCCTAAGTCTTACCGTACGTGATCAGCGATCTGATGactgttctgtttgtttgtgtggcaGCCCGCTGTCGGAGGACCAAGCCCAGGCGTTGCTGGAGCGCAGGGCCGTGGTGGCgctctccatccctctcttcACCAGGAACATCTGGAAGAACAACTTCCTGCAGGCAGCTCTGGGGGCAGAGCTCCGGCTGCAGGGCTGCTCTGGTGCTGCTCTTGACGCCCTCAACACTATGGGGCTGTGTCAGAACAAAGACACCGTCAGGTTGCTGCTGCACAGGCTCCGAAACAGCAAGAAGACGGTGAGTATCATGataagcagtgctgataatgAAGAGatcaaaactaaaataatttctCATTAATACTCCTCAAATACAAAAATAGATTTGTCTGTTTTAAAGCGTCACTGCCCTCGTTCTTCTATGCATCCTTTTTGATGCCATACATACAGCCGATGGAGGGCACTAGAAGGCAGAGTCCAAAGTTTCAGACATCAAACATGGTGATGGTGGAGGTCGTAATGTACCTTTTAATGGAGGCAGCATTATAGCTTGTGGTGGATTGCGAGACTGTTAAATATGTCACATCACGTCagtggagaattcttttcactatattaccAATTTGTTCCGTTCTGCCATATTTTAAATTTCTCTGGCGTGACCTACACTAGTGTTCCCATGATCTCTGGTGATACTGCTCCATTTCATTTGTATCTGTAAGCTTtgagaaaatgtgcacaaatacagacaaatgCAGAGTACGCACAGAAGGCCACATCTGTGTTTGTATACAAGTCTAATGTTGAGCAGAAATGAGCCCTAAATCAGTCAGAAGAAAACATGACTCGTTTCTAACTTTGTGCTCTGTTCCTGTCAGGCAACACAGAACGGACGACAGATGAAGATGAAACCGGAGCAGATGAAAGGAGAGGATATGACAGACGTGGAGGAAGAAGATATCGAGGAGgaggacgaagaggaggaggaggaggaggaagaggaggtagaagaagaggaagaggaggatgacgATGACgacgaagaagaggaggaggaggaaatggaAATGGTGGTAGAGGAGGAAGAAGTGCAAGAGGTAGAAGTGCAGGTTGGAGTGGATGAGGAGGAAGCGGAGGATCAATcagtggaggagaagaagaggaggaggaagaaggcgaagaagcagaggaaggaggagaagaggaaggagcGAGGGAAACGAAAGgtgaaggagagggaggaggtggacgaggaggaggatgacgggtcagagcagaagaagaggagggtggtggtggtgaggcTCGGCCTGCTGAAGGGACACTCGGAGGTTGGACGGTCCGACCTGTCGGCTCCTTAAGACTCTGAAGGCTCCGCCCAAGAACTCCACAGGCCCCACCTTCAACCAGAGAGCAGGACAGAGGTCCCGCCCTTTTCGCTGGGGGATGTTGAGAGGGATTCTGGGTATCGTAGGTCAGTAACTGTGGAGGGAAACTGAGAGCTTTACTTTCAAATTTCattttgacattaaaaaaaacaaacagtttgagTCAGAAATGAGTTAATGTGagtccaaaaaacacagaactgCTCCACTGAGACTGAGACATGAACACAACACCCCCAGCTGATTGATCATGTGATTATCTGCATTAATTTTACCCCAGATGGTCGCGTGTATCAAGTTAGACGAATCCTCTTCCACCTTCCGTACATGATGATTGCAGCTTCCAACCTAAATATTTTGGTAACATTTTGTTTAACAGGTCCCAGAGTTTCCTTATAATCTACTAGAAAGGAACTGGTATGGAATTTTCAAATTTAAGAAAGGTTTCTGGACAGAACTACGCAATTTGGTACCAACTGTAGGAACATATGATGGGGTGAAAGAATTACTTTGGGTTagagatgcacaataatatcagcaCGTCATCGCATGTTATATTATGAATATTAGCTACATttaaaagcattgtatttcaagtctccatctgctggtgggccatcacgataagagtgtTCATGTCTAATATGACGTTAATTCCACTACAAAAGAGACGATCACTAAAATTCAGTGGGGAAAAATTGGATACATTAATATCGGTATTggttattggtcaaatgagttgttacatatcggcaaaaaatcccaATATCATATACCCCTACTTGGGGTCAAGATGAAGGGACATTTGTCGTAATGTTACAAGAATACTTCCCTAATTTCGGAGAATAAAGCCacaatttcacattaaaaaacctCAATATTATGATAACGAAGTTGCAGTTTTTCAAGAAAAAGTCGTTATAATTCGGAAATAATTTCTGAATTTATTTTTACGTTTTTGCAACTGTTAACGCCACAATTTACGAACAGTTAAATGACTTGAAAGAGGTTAATTTTCCTCTGGAAAACTGGGAACTGTCGGTGTGTACTCTCAGAATATTTCTGCAGAGTTAGTACCAAATTGCCTTTGGTGTATCTTTACCCCAAGACCTTAAGAGGAGAAACCCACAACTCCACCTGGGGGTGAACTTTACATGTCATAAATATGAAGTGGAGAAAAATGCAGTTGTAGCAGTTGGGAGCAGACACCAGTAAATCTctgtaaatgtttaaatatgtgACAGGTGGGTTACAGTTGAGGgacgagcagcagcaggagcagtcagtcctgtcctgtccttaaagggtaactttgatatttttcaacctgggccctattgtgtcatgtttttgtgaGTGATGGATGGGATCAaccatttttgaaactggtccagtattgagcgagtgtgctgcagccagcagaggCAAAATGAATGAGAGATGTAATCCCTGTGGGCATTTGAGCACCTTCAATTTACGTCTACTAAGCTGACAGACTCGGATTATTattacaagtgtctgacaacattttggaaaggATTCCTACAGAGAGACACCgtttgttaaagagtaaaagCCTTTGTGTTTTGTCAAGCCCTGTTTCAtcaagcagttcagttcagctcggtacgctttttttctgtttccactgtgaaaagttgtggatggtaccaatagcaCTGGTCTGtacgtccccatttttggtcccccctctgttggggtacctagcacacagatatggtactaaaaggtggagctgtgaacactgcagtctgattggtcagtagaggacggtcactctgctcagggctgagttgtggctggttttgaggctcatgtaaccgctgttcatactgtggagagttttattagtaaactgtaactataaaatggaaggatgttttgctgcctctcacagcagctggagtctgagagaaaataaattaagtgggccgactgccggcgacttttaaggtggaacgttaacttgtaatgttactcaatgcatgaggtgacgacttgaatccatcagcacaccttaaatttcactgtgacaactttgaccatcactttagttctTATcatctctcttggatgacatacactttaagtaattagtaatgagtggatcttcaagtgttaaAAGATGTTTGTGAGTTTCGACCTAATTATGTGAGCTTGCCTTgatttgttctgaaaatgtcgacgtgcagactgataaaggaggtaatacagtgagtgctggacggagcagtgagtgacaacaaccctgcccacagactccatttaaataaaatgggGCAGTTTCTGGTACAAGAATAAGGATCTTGCTCTTCAACTAAGaggtcagacacttaaaataacaatctgagctcatcactgtcaaaacaaacacttttagtggacataaattgacggTGCTCAATAACCCACAGGGATTACAATGCTTGTTTTGCTactgctggctgcagttgtctcactcaatactggaccaattaaaAAACTGTTGACCCCAATAGTCAGTTAGagcctggtattaacatgcgttTTCGGTGGtccaatcacaagtggacagcccTAAATACAAATGTAAACGACTGCCAAGGTACATTACAGAGGCAGAGGGAAAGGGTCCAAGCTAAacaataccaaagttaccctttaatgtttttccagctgctggGTGATCAAGGTCATCAGGAGGGAGATagtgatttattttctaattcTGATTAGGTTctaaatttctttttttccagcttTCAGTTTTGGGTTCCTCGGCAGGACTCTGACACAAAGTAAAGAAACAGAAAACGGTTTGATTTTCATTCTGAACACTGTGGACGTCCTGAACTGTGGAGGATGTTTATAGACTGAAGATGTGCATTTCTATGTTTGAAACGGTTAAAGCGGAGCGGAGGCACACCTGAGAAAAGGACCTGGACTTAAtcgctttgtttttttttttgtttttttttattgtttgtttgttggctGTAGTGAACCCATCAGAACAGAGTCATGGCTTCAGTAGGCTCATCTGACGCACGCCGAGGCCTTTATGCTGCGTTCACGTCAAGTTTCTGTGATTACAGTTGGTCATGTGAGGGTTAAAAATACTGTCCGTTGACAATATCAAActataaacattaaataaaacagactttGACTGACGATAGGTGTCCATGTAAGTTTGGCTTTCAGACACTTGCAAATTATTAAGCACCTGCTATATCAAAGATTTCAGAAAAATCAGTTTTCTAGTCATCATGATCCAGACGTTCACTTTAATGCTTTTTACAAGTAATACAACTGTTAATTACAATAACAGTAACAGTAGTGTGGAGAAACAAATAGATACGACTCATTTGTGAACTCTGAGGAAAATTGTGAACTATCTGAGATAAATCTTGTCaaaaatctgatttaaaaaatgactaaaatcagACTTTCCTTGGAATTCAGAAACTGAATGTTTTCTTTGTAGTGCTTTATTTTATAGTCTGTAATTTCCCTAATAATTTAACTGAAATGACTGTAATGTAATGTGGTATAATTACAGTGAAAACAGTGTTtaatttaaccctttgaaaccccTTTAAAAAACATGGGTAAAAggcaatgaaagaaaaaattAGCGAAAAAATTAGCAAGACATACCgtaagtaaaaagagaaaattaagaaaattagtaaaaaaataaataaaataaaaaaagttaaagaaaagtaaaaaaaaaaaaaagtgtaaaaagtgcttaaaattttaataattttgcATTATGATGTTAAAAACTATAAATCTAGTTTTTCCCtagtttgtctttttaaataattttctatctttttttttctttcttttttacaatTTGTGGGagatttcttaccaagttgctcattgccttttttcccatgttttttttttttttttttttttttttttactgcagcaaTTTGCAAAAGGTTCAAAACTTAAAATACTTGTGAAGGTGTCTGAAATCAGCACAAGAcaagtgatgtcgctccaggtttcaaaggctTAAATACTTTGAATCCTGGCTCATGTATCAATGTCAGCCGGACATGGGAGAAGAACATGGAAGTGAAACTTGTCTACAGACGTATGGAGATAAAAGTCTCCACTTTTGTCCTATAATTAGAACCAGATTACAAAGTTCCTTCTGAGAAATTATCAGG
Coding sequences within:
- the LOC117257289 gene encoding uncharacterized protein LOC117257289, encoding MASENTETNAGNEEETGPPSETNEHDYAHTEATNLTSTEASSPSGAPAADEGVSAQESFTTAAEPEPEPEHSTPGQPTLPVELPDPAVGAEVDCPGGHDVVVSFPPQTEENPPKADPSQYATAVAPAMRGGRRRPKRPEDRSCSACKSEFERQGRSFNRRAVYTFSSPETVQWAFPDAVVHEKSFLCETCAQVIRSKCKRKQSGKRTLWLKPPQTKQAELRDKKLKGRRMGKKSKAAQLVSKSCYKAAFKMLWSAKGARKPMMEFWSKQLKEEMKALTRQTDNPFHQKVVSRKPLSSFPWRRCLNWAQDHAPLVTTCLTSLFPDISSLSKSGHPLSEDQAQALLERRAVVALSIPLFTRNIWKNNFLQAALGAELRLQGCSGAALDALNTMGLCQNKDTVRLLLHRLRNSKKTATQNGRQMKMKPEQMKGEDMTDVEEEDIEEEDEEEEEEEEEEVEEEEEEDDDDDEEEEEEEMEMVVEEEEVQEVEVQVGVDEEEAEDQSVEEKKRRRKKAKKQRKEEKRKERGKRKVKEREEVDEEEDDGSEQKKRRVVVVRLGLLKGHSEVGRSDLSAP